The Methyloceanibacter stevinii genome includes a window with the following:
- the pdeM gene encoding ligase-associated DNA damage response endonuclease PdeM, whose translation MLHARLDLMPETAPTLRSRLTIGKHSFQPLVAGALYWPEQDALLVADLHLEKGAALAARGMLLPPYDTRATLSRLGKLIEALDPQRVVALGDSFHRSECADRLVDDDFARLRSLQKGRDWFWICGNHDPHLPESVGGTVCGSLTIEGVVLRHEPSEEATGPEIVGHLHPIARISRRGTVVRRRCFASDGSRLVMPAFGAYTGGLNVMNEAFKPLFFWHQLEAWMMGRHAVYPVLGSLLLPD comes from the coding sequence ATGCTGCACGCTAGACTTGATCTCATGCCAGAGACCGCGCCGACATTGCGGTCGCGTCTCACCATCGGAAAACATTCATTTCAGCCGCTCGTGGCGGGGGCCCTTTATTGGCCGGAGCAGGATGCGCTGCTCGTCGCCGATCTTCACTTGGAGAAGGGCGCTGCCTTGGCCGCCCGCGGCATGCTGCTCCCGCCTTACGATACGCGGGCGACCCTGTCGCGACTCGGCAAGCTCATCGAGGCGCTCGATCCGCAACGCGTCGTCGCGCTTGGCGACAGCTTCCACCGCAGCGAATGCGCGGACAGGTTGGTTGACGACGATTTCGCGAGGCTGCGGTCGCTGCAGAAGGGCCGCGACTGGTTCTGGATTTGCGGCAATCACGATCCGCATCTGCCCGAGAGCGTTGGCGGGACGGTCTGCGGGTCGCTGACCATCGAAGGCGTCGTGTTGCGCCACGAGCCGTCGGAGGAGGCGACAGGGCCGGAGATCGTCGGCCACTTGCATCCCATCGCGCGTATTTCCCGGCGCGGCACAGTCGTTCGCCGCCGCTGCTTCGCGAGTGACGGCAGCCGCCTCGTCATGCCGGCGTTCGGCGCCTACACGGGAGGGCTTAACGTCATGAACGAGGCCTTTAAGCCACTATTTTTCTGGCACCAGCTCGAAGCCTGGATGATGGGGCGGCACGCGGTTTATCCGGTTCTCGGCAGCCTGCTTCTTCCCGACTAG
- a CDS encoding tetratricopeptide repeat protein, giving the protein MTDIPKSPSHKAPANGVTPAPQLASLRSDNTGSLPSDVVFSVEEPASATEVALAEQLTKTSVKGPVPPEALGSRAIREAAASGNPIAQYVIGTRYIDGTGVAANPKTGSEWMERAARSGLAPAQYRLGTMYERGIGVTADIDTARSWYLAAAERGNVKAMHNLAVSVSGGGGATPNYALAAKWYGEAALRGLADSQFNLGILAEHGLGQTKNLAEAYKWYVLAGNQGDMERRSAATSSVLSFRRRRSLPSTAELPRGRRRRRRPKPIP; this is encoded by the coding sequence GTGACGGACATCCCCAAGTCGCCGAGCCATAAGGCTCCCGCAAATGGCGTCACACCGGCGCCCCAACTCGCGTCGCTGCGGTCCGACAATACGGGTTCGCTTCCGAGCGACGTGGTCTTCTCCGTTGAAGAGCCCGCGTCCGCGACAGAGGTAGCGCTGGCCGAGCAGTTGACGAAAACATCCGTGAAAGGTCCGGTGCCGCCGGAAGCCCTCGGGTCGAGGGCCATTCGTGAAGCCGCTGCGAGCGGCAACCCGATCGCGCAATACGTCATCGGCACCCGGTATATCGACGGAACCGGCGTGGCGGCCAATCCGAAGACGGGGTCGGAGTGGATGGAGCGCGCCGCGCGGAGCGGACTCGCCCCGGCGCAATACCGGCTCGGCACCATGTACGAGCGTGGCATCGGCGTAACCGCCGATATCGATACCGCTCGCAGCTGGTATCTCGCCGCTGCCGAACGCGGCAACGTCAAAGCAATGCACAATCTCGCCGTCAGCGTGAGCGGCGGCGGCGGCGCAACGCCGAACTACGCTCTTGCAGCAAAATGGTACGGCGAAGCGGCGCTGCGCGGCCTTGCCGACAGCCAGTTCAATCTCGGCATCCTGGCCGAGCACGGCCTGGGCCAGACCAAGAACCTCGCCGAAGCCTACAAGTGGTATGTCCTTGCGGGCAATCAGGGTGACATGGAGCGCAGAAGCGCCGCGACATCGTCAGTGCTCAGCTTTCGCCGAAGACGATCCTTACCATCGACGGCAGAGTTGCCACGCGGAAGGCGAAGGCGACGGCGCCCGAAGCCAATTCCGTGA
- a CDS encoding peptidoglycan-binding domain-containing protein: MTEPDSWGSGATSAAGTKTPQGATLVSRAQTLLNKLGYDVGVPDGLAGEKTRTGVKRFQERNGLAQTGEVTIPLVTQLEALAS, translated from the coding sequence GTGACCGAGCCGGACTCGTGGGGCAGCGGGGCGACCTCTGCCGCCGGAACCAAGACGCCCCAGGGGGCCACGCTGGTGAGCCGGGCCCAGACCCTGCTCAACAAGCTGGGCTACGATGTGGGTGTTCCCGACGGCCTTGCCGGCGAGAAGACCCGCACCGGCGTCAAGCGCTTCCAAGAGCGGAACGGGCTCGCTCAGACCGGTGAGGTCACTATTCCGCTCGTCACGCAGCTCGAGGCGCTCGCAAGCTAA
- a CDS encoding sulfite exporter TauE/SafE family protein: MFQIYLPIAEISVNLLVMLGLGAAVGFLSGMFGVGGGFLLTPFLMLSGIPPAIAVATGANQIVGTSVSGTLAQWRRGNVDLHMGAILIAGGVAGALIGVLLLRYLRGVGQAGLIISLTYVVFLGSIGALMLWESVNVMRRQRAGKTVSARKSGQHNWIHGLPFKMRFPRSRLYISAIPPLVIGALVGLLAAFLGVGGGFVMVPAMIYILRMPTNIVVGTSIFQIIFVTALVTLLHATLNHTLDILLAVLLIVGGVIGGQFGVRAGQKLRGEQLRALLALMVLGVAARILIDLVVRPADLYSIIPMVGS; encoded by the coding sequence ATGTTCCAAATTTATCTGCCGATTGCCGAGATTTCAGTGAACCTATTGGTGATGCTGGGTCTGGGTGCGGCGGTTGGCTTCCTATCGGGCATGTTCGGCGTCGGCGGCGGATTTCTTCTCACCCCGTTCTTGATGCTGTCAGGCATTCCGCCGGCCATCGCCGTGGCCACCGGCGCCAATCAAATCGTCGGCACATCGGTATCCGGCACTCTCGCGCAATGGCGGCGCGGCAATGTCGATCTGCACATGGGGGCCATCCTCATCGCAGGCGGTGTCGCGGGAGCGCTCATCGGCGTGCTCCTCCTGCGGTATTTGCGTGGCGTCGGTCAGGCCGGCCTTATCATCTCCCTCACCTATGTCGTCTTCCTCGGCTCCATCGGTGCATTGATGCTTTGGGAGAGCGTCAACGTGATGCGGCGTCAGCGGGCGGGGAAGACCGTCTCCGCACGGAAGTCGGGCCAGCACAACTGGATTCACGGCCTGCCGTTCAAGATGCGCTTTCCGCGCTCGCGGCTCTATATCAGCGCAATCCCGCCGCTCGTGATCGGCGCGCTCGTCGGGCTACTCGCGGCGTTCTTGGGTGTGGGCGGCGGTTTCGTCATGGTCCCCGCCATGATCTACATCCTGCGCATGCCGACCAATATCGTGGTCGGCACATCGATCTTCCAAATCATCTTCGTGACCGCTCTCGTCACGCTGCTCCATGCCACGCTCAATCACACGCTGGATATCCTCCTGGCGGTCTTGTTGATCGTGGGGGGCGTCATTGGCGGTCAGTTCGGCGTACGGGCCGGACAGAAGCTCCGCGGCGAGCAGCTCCGCGCCTTGCTGGCGCTCATGGTGCTTGGCGTTGCGGCGCGGATCCTGATCGATCTGGTGGTGCGTCCGGCCGATCTCTACAGCATCATTCCGATGGTCGGGAGTTGA
- a CDS encoding TIGR02186 family protein, with protein MRTTLLIPALLTLAFLARPAHGQDAAPPAPVLKPGTSHERVLADISTREVAIQSNFSGVEILIFGSIDFSDARMPTYGKYDVIALVRGPTDPITIRRKTRVGGIWVNGPSATYSDAPSFYAVLSSRPVRAIASNETLKELDIGLSELNFGRETAGSPQEQSFESALIRLMEERNLYTEDDSGVVFIGRSLFRATVALPANVPTGRYRVEVYLFRDGNLASKTKGSLEVNKAGMEATIYNLALHQPFLYGLLGIAIAVLAGLMGWFAFRKD; from the coding sequence ATGCGCACGACCTTGCTCATCCCCGCGCTTCTGACTCTGGCATTTCTCGCCCGTCCTGCGCACGGCCAGGACGCTGCGCCGCCTGCACCGGTCCTCAAACCAGGAACAAGCCACGAAAGGGTGCTTGCGGATATTTCTACGCGCGAGGTCGCGATCCAGTCGAACTTCAGCGGTGTCGAGATTCTGATCTTCGGCAGTATCGATTTCAGCGACGCCCGCATGCCGACCTACGGGAAGTACGATGTGATCGCCCTGGTGCGCGGCCCCACGGATCCCATAACAATCCGGCGGAAGACACGCGTGGGCGGTATTTGGGTGAACGGTCCGAGTGCGACCTATTCGGACGCGCCGAGCTTCTACGCAGTCCTGTCATCGCGCCCGGTCCGCGCCATCGCGTCGAACGAGACCCTGAAGGAGCTTGATATTGGCCTATCGGAGCTCAATTTCGGACGAGAGACCGCCGGCAGCCCGCAGGAACAGAGCTTCGAATCCGCCCTGATCCGGCTGATGGAAGAGAGGAATCTGTATACGGAAGATGATTCCGGTGTGGTGTTCATCGGCCGCAGCCTCTTTCGCGCGACGGTGGCCCTGCCGGCGAACGTCCCGACGGGCCGCTACCGGGTGGAAGTGTATCTCTTTCGGGACGGGAACCTCGCGAGCAAGACGAAGGGATCGCTGGAGGTCAACAAGGCCGGAATGGAGGCGACGATCTACAATCTCGCCCTTCACCAGCCGTTTCTTTACGGTCTTCTCGGAATCGCCATCGCGGTGCTCGCGGGCCTCATGGGCTGGTTCGCCTTCCGCAAAGACTAA